One Setaria italica strain Yugu1 chromosome I, Setaria_italica_v2.0, whole genome shotgun sequence DNA window includes the following coding sequences:
- the LOC101767882 gene encoding tubulin beta chain has translation MREILHIQGGQCGNQIGAKFWEVICDEHGIDHTGKYAGDSDLQLERINVYYNEASGGRFVPRAVLMDLEPGTMDSVRSGPYGQIFRPDNFVFGQSGAGNNWAKGHYTEGAELIDSVLDVVRKEAENCDCLQGFQVCHSLGGGTGSGMGTLLISKIREEYPDRMMLTFSVFPSPKVSDTVVEPYNATLSVHQLVENADECMVLDNEALYDICFRTLKLATPTFGDLNHLISATMSGVTCCLRFPGQLNSDLRKLAVNLIPFPRLHFFMVGFAPLTSRGSQQYRALTVPELTQQMWDAKNMMCAADPRHGRYLTASAMFRGKMSTKEVDEQMLNVQNKNSSYFVEWIPNNVKSSVCDIPPRGLKMASTFIGNSTSIQEMFRRVSEQFTAMFRRKAFLHWYTGEGMDEMEFTEAESNMNDLVAEYQQYQDATADEEEDYEDEEEEDVAA, from the exons atgaggGAGATCCTGCACATCCAGGGCGGGCAGTGCGGGAACCAGATCGGGGCCAAGTTCTGGGAGGTGATCTGCGACGAGCACGGCATCGACCACACGGGCAAGTACGCCGGCGACTCCGACCTCCAGCTCGAGCGCATCAACGTCTACTACAACGAGGCCAGCGGGGGGCGGTTCGTCCCGCGCGCCGTGCTCATGGACCTCGAGCCCGGCACCATGGACTCCGTCCGCTCGGGCCCCTACGGCCAGATCTTCCGCCCCGACAACTTCGTCTTCGGCCAGTCCGGGGCCGGGAACAACTGGGCCAAGGGACACTACACCGAGGGCGCCGAGCTCATCGACTCCGTCCTCGACGTCGTCCGCAAGGAGGCCGAGAACTGCGACTGCCTCCAAG GATTTCAGGTTTGCCACTCATTGGGTGGAGGTACTGGCTCTGGTATGGGCACCCTGCTCATCTCAAAAATCAGGGAGGAGTACCCAGATAGGATGATGTTGACATTCTCAGTTTTCCCATCACCGAAGGTGTCTGATACTGTGGTAGAACCTTACAATGCTACACTCTCTGTTCATCAACTTGTTGAGAATGCTGATGAGTGCATGGTCCTTGACAATGAAGCTCTTTACGACATCTGCTTCCGCACTCTGAAACTTGCTACACCCACCT TTGGTGATCTGAACCATCTCATCTCTGCAACCATGAGTGGTGTTACTTGCTGCCTGCGGTTCCCAGGCCAGCTGAACTCTGACCTCCGGAAGCTTGCAGTCAACTTGATACCCTTCCCTCGCCTCCATTTCTTCATGGTTGGCTTTGCACCCTTGACCTCAAGGGGATCCCAGCAGTACCGTGCCCTCACCGTCCCCGAGCTGACCCAGCAGATGTGGGACGCCAAGAACATGATGTGCGCAGCCGACCCACGTCATGGGCGCTACCTGACGGCCTCGGCCATGTTCCGTGGGAAGATGAGCACCAAGGAGGTGGACGAGCAGATGTTGAACGTGCAGAACAAGAACTCGTCCTACTTCGTGGAGTGGATCCCGAACAACGTGAAGTCGAGCGTGTGCGACATCCCCCCCAGAGGCCTGAAGATGGCGTCCACGTTCATCGGCAACTCCACCTCGATCCAGGAGATGTTCCGCCGCGTGAGCGAGCAGTTCACGGCCATGTTCCGGCGCAAGGCCTTCTTGCACTGGTACACCGGGGAGGGCATGGACGAGATGGAGTTCACCGAGGCCGAGAGCAACATGAACGACCTGGTGGCTGAGTACCAGCAGTACCAGGACGCGAcggccgacgaggaggaagactacgaggacgaggaggaagaggacgtgGCTGCCTAA
- the LOC101757613 gene encoding putative germin-like protein 2-1, whose product MARSFELVLLALLVAVAMASPLALAYDPSPLQDFCVADTSSDAVFVNGHVCKDPSQVTAGDFAFAGLHVAGDTSNAFGSRVTLVDARAVPGLNSLGGVSMARLDLAPGGLNPPHTHPRAAEVLTVVEGEMRAGFLAADGTLFARVLSVGDAFVFPRGLVHFEFNCGDRPAVGIAGLSSQNPGLVRVADSLFGANPAVDDDVLAKAFRIDAATLQRIKAQFATKK is encoded by the coding sequence ATGGCAAGGTCCTTCGAGCTCGTCCTGCTTGCTCTTCTTGTTGCAGTAGCAATGGCGTCTCCCCTGGCTCTCGCCTACGACCCGAGCCCTCTCCAGGACTTCTGCGTCGCCGACACCTCTTCTGATGCAGTGTTCGTGAACGGGCACGTGTGCAAGGACCCGTCGCAAGTGACGGCCGGCGACTTCGCCTTCGCCGGCCTCCACGTCGCCGGCGACACGTCCAACGCGTTCGGCTCCAGGGTGACCCTCGTGGACGCGCGCGCGGTCCCGGGCCTCAACTCGCTGGGCGGCGTCTCGATGGCGCGCCTCGACCTGGCCCCGGGCGGGCTCAACCCGCCGCACACgcacccgcgcgccgccgaggtGCTCACCGTCGTCGAGGGCGAGATGCGCGCGGgcttcctcgccgccgacgggaCGCTCTTCGCCAGGGTGCTGTCCGTGGGCGACGCGTTCGTGTTCCCCAGGGGGCTCGTACACTTCGAGTTCAACTGCGGCGACCGACCCGCCGTGGGGATCGCCGGCCTCAGCAGCCAGAACCCAGGGCTCGTCCGCGTCGCAGACTCGCTCTTCGGCGCCAACcccgccgtcgacgacgacgtgcTCGCCAAGGCGTTCAGGATCGACGCGGCCACCTTGCAGAGGATCAAGGCGCAGTTCGCTACGAAGAAGTAA
- the LOC101768292 gene encoding pentatricopeptide repeat-containing protein At4g20770, producing MANLAAQLAAVLQACIKRSGGPKPSRAHAKTAHARVLAAGLAADTFLLNRLVELYSLSGLPCHALRAFRALPHPNVYSYNAAISAACRAGDLAAARDLLVRMPERNAVSWNTVISAVARSDSPGDALAMYEGMLQEGLAPTHFTLASVLSACGAMAALDVGRRCHGLAVKVGLDGNQFVENALLGMYTKCGSVADAVRLFDGMASPNEVSFTAMMGGLAQSGAVDSALRLFARMSRIGVRVDPVAVSSVLGACAQARTDEYSIVRAIRLGQSIHALVVRKGFGLDLHVGNSLMDMYAKCMEVGEAMKVFESMPSVSIVSWNILITGYGQVGLYAKAMEVLDLMQESGFEPNEVTYSNMLASCIKARDVPSARVMFDKISKPSVTTWNTLLSGYCQEELHQDTIELFRRMQHQNVQPDRTTLAVILSSCSRLGILELGKQVHSASVRLLLHNDMFVANGLVDMYSKCGQVGVAQIIFSKMTERDVVCWNSMISGLAIHSLNEEAFDFFKQMRENGMFPTESSYASMINSCARLSSIPQGRQIHAQVLKDGYEQNVYVGSALIDMYAKCGNMDDARLFFDYMSAKNIVAWNEMIHGYAQNGLGEKAVELFEYMLTTKEQPDSVTFIAVLTGCSHAGLVDEAIAFFNSMESNYGITPLVEHYTCLIDALGRAGCFVEVEAVIDKMPCKDDPIIWEVLLAACVVHHNAELGEYAAKHLFRLDPKNPSPYVLLSNIYASLGRHGDASAVRALMSSRGVVKGRGYSWIDHKDGARAFMVADDLGTNVGELTMFSDDVDTSGITEVHRDETCAS from the coding sequence aTGGCGAACTTAGCGGCCCAGCTCGCGGCCGTGCTCCAGGCCTGCATCAAGCGGAGCGGCGGCCCCAAGCCCAGCCGCGCCCACGCCAAGACCGCGCACGCGcgcgtcctcgccgccggcctcgccgccgacaCCTTCCTCCTCAACCGCCTCGTCGAGCTCTACTCCCTCTCCGGCCTGCCATGCCACGCGCTCCGCGCCTTCCGCGCGCTGCCCCACCCCAACGTCTACTCCTACAACGCCGCGATCTCGGCGGCCTGCCGCGCgggggacctcgccgccgcccgggaTCTGCTCGTCAGAATGCCCGAACGGAACGCCGTCTCCTGGAACACCGTTATCTCCGCCGTCGCGCGGTCGGACTCCCCTGGGGACGCGCTGGCGATGTACGAGGGGATGCTCCAGGAGGGCCTCGCGCCGACGCACTTCACGCTCGCCAGCGTGCTGAGCGCGTgcggcgccatggccgcgctCGACGTCGGGAGGCGCTGCCACGGGCTCGCCGTCAAGGTCGGGCTCGACGGAAACCAGTTCGTCGAGAACGCGCTCCTCGGCATGTACACCAAGTGCGGGAGCGTTGCTGATGCCGTCAGGCTGTTCGACGGGATGGCTAGCCCGAACGAGGTGTCGTTCACGGCGATGATGGGTGGGCTGGCACAGAGTGGGGCCGTCGACAGTGCGCTCAGGTTGTTTGCACGGATGAGCAGGATCGGAGTCCGTGTTGATCCGGTGGCTGTCTCTAGTGTTCTCGGTGCGTGTGCGCAAGCTCGCACTGATGAGTACAGTATTGTTCGTGCAATCAGGCTTGGACAGTCCATTCATGCATTGGTTGTCAGAAAAGGGTTTGGATTGGACCTACACGTTGGAAACTCGTTGATGGATATGTATGCGAAGTGCATGGAGGTGGGTGAGGCCATGAAAGTCTTCGAGTCAATGCCCAGCGTCAGTATCGTTTCTTGGAACATCCTTATAACTGGATACGGCCAGGTGGGTCTATATGCGAAGGCCATGGAAGTGCTGGACCTCATGCAAGAGTCAGGTTTTGAGCCCAATGAGGTCACTTACAGTAACATGCTTGCCTCTTGTATTAAGGCGAGGGATGTTCCATCTGCTCGTGTAATGTTTGACAAGATATCAAAGCCAAGTGTGACTACTTGGAACACTCTATTATCTGGTTACTGCCAGGAGGAACTGCATCAAGACACAATTGAGTTGTTCAGGAGGATGCAGCATCAAAACGTGCAGCCTGACAGGACAACTTTGGCTGTGATCCTTAGCTCATGCTCTAGATTAGGAATTTTGGAACTGGGCAAGCAAGTACATTCTGCTTCAGTAAGACTTTTGCTTCACAACGACATGTTTGTTGCAAATGGTCTGGTGGATATGTATTCAAAATGTGGTCAGGTTGGTGTTGCTCAGATCATTTTCAGTAAGATGACAGAGAGAGATGTGGTATGTTGGAATTCCATGATCTCAGGTTTGGCTATCCATTCTTTGAATGAAGAGGCCTTTGATTTCTTCAAGCAGATGCGAGAAAATGGAATGTTCCCCACAGAATCATCCTATGCTAGCATGATCAACTCATGTGCTAGATTGTCATCCATACCTCAAGGTAGGCAGATACATGCACAGGTTCTAAAAGATGGTTATGAGCAGAATGTCTATGTTGGCAGTGCCCTGATCGACATGTATGCTAAATGTGGCAACATGGATGATGCACGCCTTTTCTTTGACTACATGAGTGCGAAGAACATAGTGGCATGGAATGAGATGATACATGGGTATGCTCAGAATGGTCTTGGAGAGAAAGCCGTAGAATTGTTTGAGTATATGTTAACCACAAAAGAGCAGCCAGACAGTGTGACTTTCATTGCTGTTCTGACAGGATGCAGTCACGCAGGTCTGGTTGATGAAGCCATTGCATTCTTTAATTCCATGGAGAGCAATTATGGGATTACACCGTTAGTTGAGCATTACACTTGCCTCATAGATGCACTTGGGCGGGCTGGTTGTTTTGTTGAGGTTGAGGCTGTAATAGATAAAATGCCATGCAAGGATGATCCTATAATATGGGAAGTTCTACTAGCTGCCTGTGTGGTACATCACAACGCTGAATTGGGAGAATATGCAGCAAAGCATCTGTTCCGCCTTGACCCAAAGAATCCATCACCTTATGTGCTTCTATCAAACATATATGCTTCCTTGGGCAGGCATGGCGACGCATCAGCTGTTAGGGCACTAATGAGTAGTCGTGGTGTTGTGAAAGGCCGTGGATACAGCTGGATAGATCACAAGGATGGTGCTCGTGCCTTTATGGTGGCTGATGATCTTGGAACAAATGTTGGAGAATTGACAATGTTTAGTGATGATGTAGACACTTCTGGGATTACAGAAGTGCACCGAGACGAAACATGTGCCAGCTGA
- the LOC101768696 gene encoding thiosulfate/3-mercaptopyruvate sulfurtransferase 1, mitochondrial, which yields MAQDDPVVSAQWLHQHLGAPDVKVLDASWYMPVENRNPWEEYQVAHIPGAVFFDIDAIVDRTTDLPHMLPSEEAFAAAVSALDIKNQDKVIVYDGKGFFSAPRVWWMFRVFGHNKVWVLDGGLPQWRASGFDLGSASPDDAVLKSKAASKAVERVYNSEPTNIITFQTEFQPRLLWTLEKVAHNVAAKTYQQVDARSKGRFDGVAPEPREGVRSGHIPGSKCVPFPEMFDGAPRLLSTDELRQKFQQAGISLDHPIVVSCGSGVTACILALGLYRIGKHNVPVYDGSWTEWEAQSDSHYPKATTTA from the exons ATGGCGCAGGATGATCCGGTTGTTTCTGCTCAGTGGCTGCACCAGCACCTAGGAGCGCCTGATGTTAAG GTTTTGGATGCTTCCTGGTACATGCCGGTAGAGAACAGGAATCCATGGGAAGAATACCAG GTGGCACATATCCCTGGCGCAGTTTTCTTCGACATAGATGCCATAGTCGATCGGACAACTGAT TTACCACACATGTTGCCATCAGAAGAGGCTTTTGCAGCAGCAGTTTCCGCGCTGGATATAAAAAACCAGGATAAAGTTATTGTTTATGATGGAAAAGGATTCTTTAGTGCGCCTCGTGTTTGGTG GATGTTTAGAGTTTTTGGGCACAATAAAGTTTGGGTGCTAGATGGAGGTTTACCTCAGTGGCGAGCTTCAGGGTTTGATCTGGGAAGTGCCAGCCCTGATGATGCAGTACTGAAATCAAAAGCTGCCAGTAAGGCTGTTGAAAGAGTTTATAACAGTGAACCG ACAAATATAATCACCTTTCAGACTGAATTTCAACCCCGCCTATTATGGACACTGGAAAAG GTTGCACATAATGTCGCTGCTAAGACTTACCAACAAGTAGATGCCAGATCAAAGGGCAG ATTTGATGGTGTAGCGCCAGAACCACGGGAAGGAGTAAGAAGTGGACACATACCAGGAAGCAAATGTGTTCCATTCCCAGAG ATGTTTGATGGTGCACCAAGGCTTCTCTCCACAGATGAGCTGAGgcaaaaatttcagcaagcag GAATTTCCCTTGACCACCCCATTGTTGTCAGTTGCGGATCTGGTGTAACTGCCTGCATACTTGCTCTG GGGCTCTATAGAATTGGAAAGCACAACGTTCCAGTTTATGATGGATCTTGGACAGAATGGGAAGCACAATCAGATTCTCATTACCCAAAAGCTACCACCACTGCTTAA